One stretch of Ananas comosus cultivar F153 linkage group 6, ASM154086v1, whole genome shotgun sequence DNA includes these proteins:
- the LOC109712077 gene encoding cytochrome P450 93A2-like, with amino-acid sequence MEEESLISHPFSVPTTLFTSALLLLLLLLLSLLFFFFKARASSKPKAHYRLPPSPMGLPVVGHLHLLRAPIHRALHRLTLRHGPLIHVRLGSTLCVAAATADLARDLLKTHDAAFSDRPQTIAARHFAYDSAAFAFAPYGPYYRFMRRLCMLELLGSRTVDQLRPIRHAEVAALLRTLLEKSKRREPVNLSWEVIRLTNNEVTRMAASTTSSAVGGEAEEARELVKQVAELIGAFNLEDYIGFCRGWDPQGLSKRMRDVHARFDGLLERIIKGKEEARRSKKKKNSNREGGEEDDDGVVKDVLDILLDVAEDEKAEMKLSRENIKGFIMDIFTAGSDSSAASIEWALAEILNHPRVLQKLRQEIDQVVGNGRIVDETDLPNLPYLQAAVKETLRLHPPAPIIHRQATRDVTVEGYVIPAGTALFVNVWSVGRDPKYWEDPSEFRPERFVDDRAVVDMRGQHFQLIPFGSGRRGCPGMTLALQAVPVAVAALMQCFDWEVSGESCGSNSGSGREEKGTLVDMEEGIGLVSARAHPLILVPVPRLDPFPEI; translated from the exons ATGGAAGAAGAATCCCTCATCTCCCACCCCTTCTCCGTTCCCACCACCCTCTTCACCTCCgcgcttcttctcctcctcctcctcctcctcagcttactcttcttcttcttcaaggcCCGGGCCAGTTCAAAGCCCAAGGCCCACTACCGTCTCCCGCCGAGCCCGATGGGCCTTCCGGTCGTCGGCCACCTCCACCTGCTCCGTGCCCCCATCCACCGCGCCCTCCACCGCCTCACGCTCCGGCACGGGCCCCTCATCCACGTCCGCCTCGGCTCCACCCTctgcgtcgccgccgccaccgccgaccTCGCCCGCGACCTCCTCAAGACCCACGACGCCGCCTTCTCCGATCGCCCGCAGACCATCGCAGCCCGCCACTTCGCCTACGACTCCgccgccttcgccttcgccccCTACGGCCCCTACTACCGCTTCATGCGCCGGCTCTGCATGTTGGAGCTCCTCGGCTCCCGCACCGTCGACCAGCTCCGCCCCATCCGCCACGCCGAGGTCGCGGCCCTTCTCCGCACCCTCCTCGAAAAATCAAAGCGCCGCGAGCCGGTCAACCTCAGTTGGGAGGTGATCAG gTTGACCAACAACGAGGTGACGAGGATGGCGGCGAGCACCACCTCGTCGGCGGTGGggggcgaggcggaggaggcgagggAGCTGGTGAAACAGGTGGCGGAGCTCATCGGCGCGTTCAACTTGGAGGACTACATCGGCTTCTGCAGAGGGTGGGACCCGCAGGGCTTGAGCAAGAGGATGAGAGATGTGCACGCCAGGTTCGATGGGTTACTAGAGCGGATCATCAAGGGAAAAGAAGAGGCGAGGAggagcaagaagaagaagaatagtaacagggagggaggagaagaagatgatgatggggTGGTGAAGGATGTGCTCGATATATTGCTTGATGTTGCTGAGGATGAGAAAGCGGAGATGAAGCTAAGCAGAGAGAACATTAAAGGGTTTATTATG GACATTTTTACCGCGGGATCCGACTCATCCGCTGCCTCGATCGAATGGGCGCTCGCGGAAATACTCAACCACCCTCGCGTACTGCAGAAACTACGGCAAGAGATCGATCAGGTGGTTGGAAATGGCCGGATCGTCGACGAGACTGACCTCCCGAACCTCCCGTACCTCCAAGCAGCCGTCAAAGAAACCTTGCGCCTCCACCCACCGGCCCCCATCATCCATCGCCAGGCGACGCGAGACGTCACGGTTGAAGGCTACGTCATACCGGCCGGCACAGCACTCTTTGTCAATGTATGGTCTGTCGGTCGCGACCCAAAATACTGGGAGGACCCGTCGGAGTTCCGACCGGAGAGGTTTGTTGATGATCGGGCGGTGGTCGACATGAGGGGCCAGCATTTTCAGCTGATACCATTTGGCAGCGGCAGGAGGGGGTGCCCAGGTATGACACTTGCCCTACAGGCGGTGCCGGTGGCGGTCGCAGCTTTAATGCAGTGCTTCGATTGGGAAGTGAGTGGCGAGAGCTGCGGCAGCAACAGCGGCAGTGGGCGAGAAGAGAAGGGGACGTTGGTGGACATGGAGGAGGGGATTGGGTTGGTAAGCGCGCGAGCCCACCCGCTTATTCTGGTCCCGGTGCCCCGCTTGGACCCGTTTCCAGAGATCTAA